From one Peredibacter starrii genomic stretch:
- a CDS encoding response regulator transcription factor, translating to MRNLTPKILLVEDDPMLGEGLVISLKLEGNEITWKKTVKEGYDEFSSGSYDLAILDINLPDGMGTDLCKKIRSENKEIGILFLTAKTDEDTVVRALDLGANDFVKKPFSHKELMARVKVVLRPKFGATKELKLGELRVNPEQRMVTYKDEPITLNRRQFDILSYFMSHHDQIITREQLLTHLGTEGDIIDRTVDSHVSQLRKTLKSSNIDDIQITSIYGVGYRLENLE from the coding sequence ATGCGAAATCTAACTCCCAAAATCCTTTTAGTAGAAGACGACCCCATGTTGGGTGAAGGTCTAGTTATTAGCCTTAAACTTGAGGGTAATGAAATTACCTGGAAGAAAACAGTGAAAGAGGGCTATGACGAATTTTCGTCAGGCTCCTATGATCTGGCGATACTCGATATCAACCTTCCGGACGGAATGGGCACCGATCTTTGTAAAAAAATTAGATCTGAGAATAAAGAAATTGGAATTCTTTTTCTTACTGCCAAGACTGATGAAGATACGGTCGTCCGTGCTCTCGATTTGGGCGCAAACGATTTTGTGAAGAAGCCATTTTCTCACAAAGAACTTATGGCGAGAGTCAAAGTTGTTCTTCGTCCTAAATTCGGAGCAACTAAAGAACTTAAACTCGGTGAACTTCGAGTAAATCCTGAACAAAGAATGGTCACGTATAAAGATGAACCGATAACTCTAAACCGTCGTCAGTTCGATATCCTCTCTTATTTTATGTCTCATCATGATCAGATTATTACACGTGAACAGTTGCTCACTCATTTAGGAACTGAAGGCGATATCATTGATCGCACGGTTGATTCTCATGTAAGCCAACTTCGTAAAACTCTAAAGAGCAGTAACATCGACGATATTCAAATCACTTCCATTTATGGAGTGGGGTATAGACTTGAAAACCTGGAATAA
- a CDS encoding ABC transporter ATP-binding protein: MSSVEFKNVTKDYQGNVILKNLSFKINDGEFVSFLGPSGCGKTTSLRIVAGLEKNSGGEVSLGGEIISSPEKSLFVPTRERNLGMVFQSYAIWPHMNIFENVAFPLRMKKTSEAEIKKSVEDVLQMVELGGLSERMPSTLSGGQQQRVALARGLVARPKVLLLDEPLSNLDAKLREKMRKDIRQIQQHFKITCIYVTHDQVEAFSMSDRIMIMEKGNILQFATPSEIRANPVNDFVKDFIS; this comes from the coding sequence ATGAGCTCAGTTGAATTTAAAAATGTGACTAAAGACTATCAAGGCAATGTCATCCTTAAAAACTTGTCGTTTAAGATTAATGATGGGGAATTTGTTTCTTTTTTAGGACCATCGGGATGTGGAAAAACTACTTCCTTAAGAATTGTTGCGGGCCTTGAGAAGAACAGTGGGGGAGAAGTATCTCTTGGAGGTGAAATTATTTCTTCTCCGGAGAAAAGTCTTTTCGTTCCAACTCGCGAAAGAAATCTTGGAATGGTCTTCCAAAGCTATGCCATTTGGCCGCATATGAATATTTTTGAAAACGTCGCCTTTCCACTTCGCATGAAAAAAACGTCTGAAGCTGAAATTAAAAAGAGCGTTGAAGATGTGCTTCAGATGGTTGAATTAGGTGGTCTTTCTGAAAGAATGCCTAGTACTCTGAGTGGAGGTCAGCAACAGCGTGTGGCGCTCGCCAGGGGCCTTGTAGCTCGTCCAAAAGTTCTGCTTCTGGATGAACCACTATCTAACTTAGATGCAAAGCTGCGCGAGAAGATGAGAAAAGATATTCGTCAGATTCAGCAGCATTTCAAAATTACTTGTATCTATGTCACTCATGATCAAGTGGAGGCCTTCAGTATGAGTGACCGTATCATGATTATGGAGAAGGGCAATATTCTACAATTTGCGACACCGAGTGAGATTCGTGCCAATCCTGTTAATGATTTTGTGAAAGATTTTATTTCGTAG
- the trpS gene encoding tryptophan--tRNA ligase gives MKKTILSGSTVTGDLTLGNYIGAINNWTKLQDDYDCLYFLANLHALTVFQDPKVLEDRTFSFFAQYLALGLDPKKNIIFVQSHVHEHTELSWILACLTPMGYLNRMTQFKDKSEKHPKNINSGLYTYPVLMAADILLYQADLVPVGEDQRQHLELTRDIVGFWQNRYGEGVFKMPEAYVGKMGARVMSLQEPDKKMSKSDENDKNFISIIDDFKKIEKKIKGAATDSGTEIKYDPENKAGLSNLMTIYSVLSGKTTDQLEKEYEGKMYGHLKVDLADLVVSTLRPVREKYDDLMKNKDYLDQLMKEGADRAAVRAQKTLENVYKNVGILYRR, from the coding sequence ATGAAAAAAACAATCTTAAGCGGCAGTACAGTAACAGGTGATCTCACTCTAGGAAACTATATTGGAGCGATCAATAACTGGACCAAGCTTCAAGATGATTATGACTGTCTCTATTTTCTTGCGAACCTTCATGCCTTAACTGTTTTTCAAGATCCAAAAGTTTTAGAAGATAGAACTTTTAGTTTCTTCGCTCAGTATTTAGCACTTGGTTTAGATCCAAAGAAAAATATTATTTTCGTACAATCTCATGTGCATGAGCACACCGAGCTTTCTTGGATCCTTGCTTGTCTTACTCCGATGGGTTACCTGAATCGCATGACTCAGTTTAAGGACAAGTCAGAGAAGCATCCTAAGAACATCAACTCTGGTCTTTATACTTATCCGGTTCTTATGGCCGCAGATATTCTTCTTTACCAAGCAGACCTGGTTCCGGTGGGTGAAGATCAAAGACAACATTTAGAACTCACTCGTGACATCGTGGGCTTCTGGCAGAACCGCTACGGCGAAGGTGTATTTAAAATGCCTGAGGCGTATGTTGGTAAGATGGGCGCAAGAGTGATGTCTCTTCAAGAGCCAGACAAAAAAATGTCGAAGTCAGATGAGAACGATAAGAACTTCATTTCAATCATTGATGACTTCAAGAAGATCGAGAAGAAAATTAAAGGTGCCGCTACTGATTCAGGCACTGAAATTAAATACGATCCTGAGAACAAGGCCGGACTTTCTAACCTTATGACTATCTATTCAGTTTTGAGTGGCAAAACTACTGACCAACTTGAAAAAGAGTATGAAGGGAAAATGTACGGTCATCTAAAGGTAGATCTAGCTGATCTAGTGGTCTCAACTCTAAGACCTGTTCGTGAGAAGTATGATGATCTTATGAAAAACAAAGATTATCTGGATCAACTCATGAAAGAGGGCGCTGATAGAGCTGCCGTTCGTGCTCAGAAGACTCTTGAAAACGTTTATAAAAACGTTGGTATTTTATACCGTCGATGA
- a CDS encoding GAF domain-containing protein, protein MSTAKNLTLTNSHKLEITNLLDSLEFDQGDVEKFFQTLTASLCDFFQVDRASVWLFNDDQSEIICKSQFDRKTETYSSGKSLGVSDYAVYFRSLHAKTNPTVSLHHILDVPLSTNEYTIGVLCLEQVENKKPWRQSDTNLLKIASHSVSKTLYSKEKIKHLESLLEEERTQDHHPRQVAHEINNPLTIILGNAYLLNSLAEEHSQDSELQKAAIRKIVEAAHRIDSIIRGIKPTK, encoded by the coding sequence ATGAGTACGGCAAAGAATTTAACTCTCACAAATTCTCATAAACTGGAGATTACAAATCTTCTAGATTCTCTGGAATTTGATCAAGGGGACGTTGAAAAATTCTTCCAAACTTTAACTGCTTCACTCTGTGATTTTTTCCAGGTGGATCGGGCATCGGTTTGGTTATTCAATGATGATCAATCGGAAATCATTTGCAAAAGCCAATTCGATCGTAAAACAGAAACCTATTCTTCAGGTAAATCACTTGGGGTGTCTGATTACGCCGTCTATTTTAGATCGCTCCATGCTAAAACAAATCCAACAGTGAGTTTGCATCACATTCTCGATGTGCCGCTTAGTACAAACGAATACACTATCGGTGTTTTGTGTTTGGAACAGGTAGAGAATAAAAAGCCATGGCGTCAGTCTGACACAAATCTTTTGAAGATTGCGTCTCACAGTGTTTCAAAGACTCTTTACTCAAAAGAAAAAATCAAACATCTGGAAAGTCTTTTAGAAGAAGAGCGAACTCAGGACCACCATCCAAGACAAGTGGCCCACGAAATCAATAATCCGCTCACCATCATCTTAGGAAACGCTTATCTGCTCAATTCTCTGGCCGAAGAACATTCCCAAGATAGTGAGCTGCAAAAGGCCGCGATCAGGAAGATTGTCGAGGCCGCCCATCGCATTGATAGCATCATCCGCGGTATCAAACCTACGAAATAA
- a CDS encoding pirin family protein: protein MKKLLFSRQQNERHWVGDGFPVRSIFSYHDGAKDISPFLMMDYAGPANFGPSTKRRGVGSHPHRGFETVTIVYSGEVEHRDSAGGGGIIRNGDVQWMTAASGLVHEEFHGPVYSKEGGPFEMVQLWVNLPKKDKMTKPRYQGIKNEHIPKLDLPDGAGTIRVIAGLYESAHGPAMTFTPINLWDLKLNANKSSTYTVPAGHTATLFVMEGEVQVESGEIIREAEFAVLDQKEATFTIKALKDSKVLFMGGEPINEPIAGYGPFVMNSPEEIHQAFSDFQQGKMGSMENIEGSEHGH, encoded by the coding sequence ATGAAAAAGCTACTCTTCTCTCGTCAGCAAAATGAACGCCACTGGGTTGGTGATGGGTTTCCAGTTAGATCAATTTTCAGCTATCACGATGGTGCCAAAGACATATCACCCTTTTTAATGATGGATTATGCCGGTCCTGCAAACTTCGGACCTTCCACTAAACGAAGAGGTGTTGGTTCTCACCCGCATCGTGGTTTTGAAACAGTCACAATTGTTTACTCAGGCGAAGTAGAACATCGCGATTCAGCTGGTGGTGGAGGCATTATCAGAAATGGTGACGTTCAATGGATGACCGCCGCTTCAGGACTAGTGCACGAAGAGTTTCATGGACCTGTTTATTCGAAAGAAGGCGGACCTTTTGAGATGGTTCAACTCTGGGTGAATCTTCCTAAAAAAGATAAAATGACAAAACCTCGCTATCAAGGAATTAAGAATGAGCACATTCCTAAACTTGATCTTCCTGATGGTGCTGGAACGATTCGCGTGATCGCGGGCCTATATGAAAGTGCTCATGGCCCGGCCATGACTTTCACTCCCATTAATCTTTGGGATTTAAAATTGAATGCCAATAAGTCTTCTACCTACACTGTTCCCGCAGGTCATACTGCCACACTTTTTGTGATGGAAGGAGAAGTTCAAGTTGAGAGCGGCGAGATTATTCGTGAAGCAGAGTTCGCGGTCCTTGATCAGAAGGAAGCAACTTTCACAATCAAAGCTCTTAAAGATAGTAAGGTTCTCTTCATGGGTGGAGAGCCGATTAATGAACCAATCGCTGGGTATGGCCCTTTCGTGATGAATTCTCCTGAAGAAATTCATCAGGCCTTTTCAGATTTCCAACAAGGTAAGATGGGAAGTATGGAAAATATCGAAGGTTCGGAACACGGTCACTAA
- a CDS encoding extracellular solute-binding protein — translation MSYWPLLIALFFFTSCNKDDGKKEIWIYTSLYKDTIADMNPKLEKAFPHLKINWYQAGSEEIAAKVNTELIAGAPKADILISSERFWYQELSDSGKLVSWRPSQFENFAPEYQNQLGTFHVVSVPIMVLVYNSDVIKAEDAPKSFKDMANPKYKGLVNGGSPLASGTAFTTVLALQHKYGWEFFHDLKKNNFLFDGGNSAVIKRIQTKERPIGFVLLENVLRFQNEDQRLKTVYPEDGVVTQFNTMGIPKRSGDMSDTLKLADWFFGQDGQEAMTRSYMHSPLKNFSPPVGAPPLSELKVRAFPWTEDLIKELTEKRFEIKETYVEIMFK, via the coding sequence ATGTCTTATTGGCCGCTTCTGATTGCCTTATTCTTTTTCACGTCTTGTAACAAGGACGATGGAAAGAAAGAAATTTGGATCTACACATCTCTCTATAAAGACACTATCGCTGATATGAATCCCAAACTTGAGAAGGCCTTTCCACATCTCAAGATCAATTGGTATCAAGCAGGCTCAGAAGAAATCGCCGCTAAAGTAAATACGGAACTCATCGCTGGTGCACCCAAGGCAGATATTTTGATTTCATCCGAGAGATTTTGGTATCAGGAACTTTCTGATTCTGGAAAGCTTGTAAGCTGGAGGCCATCACAGTTTGAGAACTTTGCTCCTGAGTATCAGAATCAACTTGGAACCTTTCACGTCGTTTCAGTCCCAATTATGGTTTTGGTTTATAACAGCGACGTCATTAAGGCAGAAGATGCACCGAAAAGCTTTAAAGACATGGCCAACCCGAAATACAAAGGGCTAGTTAACGGCGGAAGTCCGCTCGCTTCAGGAACAGCGTTCACTACCGTGCTCGCTCTTCAGCATAAGTATGGTTGGGAGTTCTTCCATGATCTTAAGAAGAACAACTTTCTTTTTGATGGAGGAAATAGTGCGGTCATTAAGCGGATTCAAACGAAAGAAAGACCAATCGGATTTGTCCTCCTGGAAAACGTTCTCCGTTTTCAAAATGAAGATCAAAGACTTAAAACTGTCTATCCGGAAGATGGTGTCGTTACTCAGTTCAATACCATGGGAATTCCCAAGCGCAGCGGAGACATGTCAGATACTTTGAAGCTTGCAGATTGGTTTTTTGGACAAGACGGGCAAGAAGCGATGACTAGATCATATATGCATTCACCGCTTAAGAATTTCTCTCCACCGGTTGGAGCCCCACCTTTATCTGAACTCAAAGTCAGGGCCTTCCCTTGGACGGAGGATCTCATTAAAGAATTAACTGAGAAGCGTTTTGAAATCAAAGAAACTTACGTGGAGATTATGTTCAAATGA
- a CDS encoding HAMP domain-containing sensor histidine kinase: MKTWNKWSFTLKWLGLSAIITIICVVAGGYIMRELTERERKLQLSMGGPHMEHFDVMKNLVASGKFSADEAYKLVEKSREPRGPVRSYLVDNNKNIIDAQKDDVPDFEKEKLNKLSNDRSVVFIREDRGFGQGPGPRMRGGPGGPPPGAHLIGLVSISVSIIVGIGLSFIFLSFYVRKKSKQAEEVIAKLKAGDLKARFKIGEVDETSLLMSRFNEMADQIEILVTNLRNTEKARMLMLQELAHDLRTPVASLKQFQEILLHQGHLLDEESRRRTQVLAMREVNYFERLVEDLLFLSGVNDPRYSVNFKNVSLNDLIQEEVDNFETSKIKVALELNSNASIKGDSHLLKRLLRNALSNASRFARSQITVRLRTENQKLYLEIIDDGPGMKEEYLENFGEKKFSRETSSDSSISIGLGSVIMKKIVTLHEGLFSVSNLPNSGLKLTIQFPTK; this comes from the coding sequence TTGAAAACCTGGAATAAATGGTCCTTCACACTTAAGTGGCTGGGACTTAGTGCCATTATCACCATCATCTGTGTTGTGGCCGGTGGCTACATTATGCGTGAACTCACAGAGCGAGAGCGAAAGCTTCAACTCAGTATGGGTGGCCCACACATGGAACATTTTGATGTCATGAAAAATCTTGTGGCGAGTGGAAAATTCTCTGCGGATGAGGCCTATAAGCTGGTCGAAAAATCCCGGGAGCCTCGTGGCCCGGTCCGTTCCTATTTGGTGGATAACAATAAAAATATCATCGATGCCCAAAAGGATGATGTACCTGATTTTGAAAAAGAAAAGTTAAACAAACTTTCCAATGATCGCTCTGTCGTTTTCATTAGAGAAGATAGGGGCTTTGGTCAAGGGCCTGGTCCTAGAATGAGAGGAGGTCCCGGTGGGCCACCTCCTGGCGCTCATCTTATTGGTCTGGTGTCAATTTCTGTGTCAATCATTGTAGGGATTGGTCTTTCATTTATCTTCCTTTCTTTTTATGTGAGAAAAAAATCAAAACAAGCTGAAGAAGTGATCGCCAAGCTCAAGGCGGGTGATCTTAAGGCCCGATTTAAAATTGGTGAAGTAGATGAGACCAGTCTTCTCATGTCTCGCTTTAATGAGATGGCCGATCAAATAGAAATTCTCGTAACGAATTTGAGAAACACTGAGAAGGCCCGCATGCTTATGCTTCAGGAGCTTGCTCATGATCTTAGGACTCCAGTGGCCTCACTAAAACAATTTCAAGAGATCCTGCTTCATCAAGGTCATCTTTTGGATGAAGAAAGTCGTCGTCGTACTCAGGTGCTGGCAATGAGAGAAGTTAATTACTTTGAAAGACTGGTAGAGGATCTGCTCTTCTTATCTGGTGTGAACGATCCTCGCTATAGCGTGAACTTTAAGAATGTGTCCCTGAATGATCTTATCCAGGAAGAAGTGGATAACTTTGAGACTTCAAAAATTAAAGTCGCTTTAGAGCTAAATTCAAATGCCTCAATCAAGGGTGACTCGCACCTATTGAAGCGACTTCTGAGAAATGCTCTTTCTAATGCTTCTCGCTTTGCTCGTTCTCAAATCACAGTTCGTCTTCGTACTGAGAACCAAAAGTTGTATCTAGAAATTATCGATGATGGTCCAGGAATGAAAGAAGAGTATCTTGAAAATTTTGGTGAGAAGAAGTTTTCTCGTGAGACCTCAAGTGATTCAAGTATTTCAATTGGTCTTGGTTCTGTCATTATGAAGAAGATTGTTACTCTTCATGAAGGTCTTTTCTCTGTAAGCAATCTTCCAAACAGTGGTCTCAAACTAACAATACAATTTCCTACCAAATAA
- a CDS encoding ABC transporter permease codes for MKKLGLYALLVFLFFLCVYPFIFLGHSFSFENGQFDFAIYKRAFTNPMTIRSFINTMVVCGSTVFISTLISLPLAWLLTRTNLAFKGFWRTVFCLPYAIPPFIGAIAWIYLANPSNGLLRPILPWINVYSRPGLILVMSAFFYTFVLINLLSALEKIDPSLEEAARISGANSWQVFFKVTLPLVMPSLISGMLLAFLSAIANFGIAALIGNAAGISMLTTQIFIFQKMASYTGLKLSGILSLGLLLIAAIVFYLDHVISKRFRFSLVTGKVARPSLIELNKSKFPVQVILSLLAIIIFVLPIGAILIAALSKLQGDRSLSNFGFQNFHTIFFKTDETYRAVWNSVLLAISAAFACSLIGYGLSQAGKKLSLPVNKVKEAFVAIPYAVPGTVLALSLILTTLSLRLPLYNTLGIILLAYVAKFLNFSYRIINDGVTQVDQTLIDAAQVAGANSWQIFTKIWIPILRPFLIASFFLVFMPAFSELTMSVLLTGPGNETIGTLIFQLQEYGDASGGGAAVLAFCVLVLIIVLNGTLKIATKGKYGL; via the coding sequence ATGAAAAAACTTGGTCTCTATGCTCTCCTGGTATTTCTATTCTTCTTATGTGTCTATCCTTTCATCTTTTTGGGACATTCCTTCTCATTTGAGAATGGTCAATTCGATTTCGCTATTTACAAAAGGGCCTTCACAAATCCGATGACCATTAGGTCGTTCATTAACACTATGGTGGTTTGCGGATCGACGGTTTTTATTAGTACTCTTATTTCCTTGCCGCTTGCCTGGTTGCTGACCAGAACAAATCTGGCATTCAAAGGCTTTTGGAGAACTGTGTTTTGTCTTCCTTATGCCATTCCACCGTTCATTGGGGCGATTGCCTGGATTTATCTTGCTAATCCTTCTAATGGACTCTTAAGGCCCATACTTCCCTGGATCAATGTGTATTCAAGGCCAGGACTTATTTTAGTGATGAGTGCGTTCTTTTATACTTTTGTTCTTATTAATCTTCTTTCTGCATTAGAGAAGATTGATCCTTCACTCGAGGAGGCCGCCCGTATTTCAGGGGCCAATTCCTGGCAAGTATTCTTCAAAGTCACATTACCTTTAGTTATGCCTTCGCTTATTTCAGGAATGCTGTTGGCGTTTCTTTCTGCCATCGCTAATTTCGGAATCGCGGCCTTGATTGGAAATGCTGCCGGAATTAGTATGCTTACAACTCAGATTTTCATTTTCCAGAAAATGGCCTCTTACACCGGTTTAAAATTAAGTGGAATTCTTTCTCTTGGGCTGCTCTTGATTGCCGCCATTGTGTTCTATCTGGATCACGTGATCAGCAAACGCTTCAGATTCAGTTTAGTGACTGGGAAAGTTGCAAGACCAAGTTTAATTGAACTCAATAAATCTAAATTTCCGGTCCAAGTTATTCTTTCACTTCTCGCGATCATCATCTTCGTTCTACCAATTGGTGCAATTCTGATTGCGGCCCTTAGTAAGTTGCAAGGAGACAGAAGTCTTTCTAATTTTGGGTTTCAGAATTTCCATACCATCTTCTTTAAAACTGATGAGACCTATCGCGCAGTTTGGAACTCAGTTTTACTTGCCATCTCTGCCGCTTTTGCCTGCAGTTTAATAGGATATGGTCTGTCGCAAGCGGGGAAGAAGTTGTCGTTGCCTGTGAATAAGGTTAAAGAGGCCTTCGTGGCAATTCCTTATGCTGTCCCAGGAACAGTGCTTGCTCTGAGTCTGATTCTGACGACTCTCTCTTTACGTTTACCTCTCTATAATACCCTTGGCATAATCCTTCTTGCGTACGTAGCGAAGTTTTTAAATTTCTCTTACAGAATTATTAATGATGGGGTCACCCAAGTTGATCAGACTCTCATTGATGCTGCTCAAGTGGCAGGCGCTAATAGCTGGCAGATCTTCACTAAAATTTGGATTCCAATTCTTCGTCCTTTCCTGATTGCTTCATTCTTTTTGGTTTTCATGCCGGCCTTTTCTGAATTGACGATGTCAGTTCTACTAACAGGTCCGGGCAATGAAACAATTGGAACCCTCATCTTTCAGCTTCAAGAATATGGTGACGCTTCCGGTGGAGGGGCCGCGGTTCTGGCATTCTGTGTTCTTGTTCTTATCATTGTTCTTAATGGCACTCTTAAAATTGCGACAAAAGGGAAATACGGTCTATGA